Genomic DNA from Acidobacteriota bacterium:
ACAGCGCCAAGCTCGCGAAAATTGCCAACACCGCTGATCGAAGAGTCATGAATTCGCCTCAGTTCATCGCAGGTGCATCTGCATAAATTTCAAAAACAAATCCCAATCCAACGGGATCGTCCCGTGGCCGCCCGCGTGCATCACGTAACCGAGTGTGTGAAAAATCGGCTGTCCGGCGGCAGGCATTTGCGTAGTGCCGAGCCCCTCTTTGCCCAACAACTTGAACACCGGCTCCGCCGCGACCGCCGCCAGGAATTCGCCTTTCGGATCAGACCAAACGTCCGTATCGCCCGTTTGCAGCAACACCGGACGCGGCGCAATCAACGACACCAGCAGGTGCGCATCCACAGGAAATTCGTTCACACGGTCGCCGTACTTACCGTAATTCGCGGCGAATTGATAGGGGTAGCGCGTTGGCTCGGTCAGATGTTTGATCGTCTCACCGTAATTGCGGCGGCTGATGGCCGCGCCGCCTTCGCCGGAACAACTGGCGATCACCAGCGCAAAGCGCGGATCGTGCGCGCCCGCCCACAGCACTGTTTTGCCGAGGCGCGACACGCCGGTGATGGCGACGCGCTTGGCGTCCACGCCCTTGTCGGTTTCCAGGTAATCCAGCGCCCGGCTGGCGCCCCAGGCCCACGCCGCAATTGCGCCCCACTCATTCGGCGCGGGTTCGGTTTGCCCCGGCTTGAGATACAACGCGCGCACGCCGTTGGGAACGCCGCCCAGGAAGTCCGGGTCAACATCGCCGTAATAAAACGTGGCTACGCCAAAGCCCGCTTCAAGAAACGGCAGCACTTTCAAACTGCCGAAGCGGCCATCCTTCGGCGCAGGCACGCGTTGCTTCTCGCGGTTCCAGATTTCGCCGGGCTTGATGCCGGGGTCGGCGACGGCATTGGAATTGGCGGTGAAGCTTAGATTGAGCAGCAGCGGCACGGGTTTGGTCGCACTGGCCGGCAGGTAAACCAGCAAATCCATCTTCGGCCCATCTTTCTTGGGCGAAAAATAGATTATGACTTGGCGGCGAATGGCTTTGCCGTCAAAAGCGGGGGTGCCTTTGTCAAACACCTCAAAGCTCATTCCAGCCGGACGCCCAGGGCTGCGGCCAAATTGATTTTCCTCGAACAAGCGCACGATTTCCGGGCGGCGTTTTTGCTGCCAGGTCTTAGCATCCCGCACGGGTTTGCCGTTGGTGAGCATCAGCGGATCGGGCAGCGTGTACGTACCGACTTTGGCTTCGTCGTAGTTGACGGGAATCCCGGCGACTTCGGCGCGTGGTGCATTTTGCGTTTGACCGCCGACCGCGCACGCACAACCCAGTGCCGCCAACGCCAGCCAATTGAATTTCCAATTCGGTCGCATCGCACAACCTCCATGCGTTTCAATTTTTATTGAATGGCAGCGCCCAGCAAAGCGGAGCTACTGCCTTAGATTCGCAACTTTGGCACGGCCTTTGGCAACGACAGTCACGACATACAGGTTGTCGTAATCGCTGTCTTCAATCGTCGGCACGATGTCGCCGCCCAAGGCTTTGATCAGCGCGGGCACGGTGTTGCTGTGTCCAACGATCAAGACGCTCTGCCCGGCCTGGGCATAAATACGCTCGACCATATCTTTGAGATATTGCGGGGCAATTTCTTTGGCATTCATCGTGTCCATACTGACCGGGACGACGGTGGCCGCAATGCCCAACGCTTGCGCCAGCGGCTCGGCGGTTTGTTTGGTGCGCGCGTATTGCGAGGTGTAAATCGTCTTGATGCCCGCCTTGCCGAGGATGCGTAACAAACTTTTGGCGCGCGCCTGACCGGCTTCCGTAAGTGGTGGATCGGCGGGCGGTGTCGCAGCTTTCTCGGCATGACGAACCAGGTAAACCGTCGTTACGTTGAAATCTGCGGTGCTCTCTGTAGCGCTTGTTGCGGGCGCGGCCTTGCCAAAAGCCAGCAACAACACAGCGCCCAGCACCGCGGACAGTTTGAAGATAGCGCGAGAGATTTTCATATCATCACAACCAACCGAAGCAATGCGGCCAGCGATGCTGCTTGCCGCATTGCTTCAGCGACTTATGCATGCAGTTTCTTATAGGTCGCCAAACACTTTTCCGCTGTTTCCAGCGAACCGAAGCGGCTGCCTTCCTGTTCGATCAGGTAATACTCCGCGCCGCCTTTGGCTTCGGCGGCGGCAAAGATTTTCTGCCACGGCGCTGCGCCTTCGCCAAACAGCACGCGGTAGCCTTTTTCGTCTTTTTCAGAACCCGCCGCCCAATCCTTTAGGTGCAACGAACGGATGCGGCCCGGATTGGCGTTGATCCAGGCGATGGGGTCTTGGCCCGCTTCGACACAGGTGCCGACATCGAATTGCAGCGTGACCTCTTTCGGCGTATTCGCGGCCAGCACGTCCATCGGGCGTTTGCCCTCGATAGCCATAAATTCCATTTTGTGATTGTGGAAACCGGCGCGCATGCCCAGCGGTTTGAGTTTCTCCTGTGCCAGCGTCAGTTTATCGGCGACGCCCTTCCAGCCGTCCAAACCTTCCACGCGCCCGGCACTCGCCATCACTAGCGTTTGCGAGCCGATGATCTGATTCAGTTCAATCGCTTTCGGCAGATTCTCTGGCGTGAAGACATTCGCGCCATTGTGCGTCGAGAGGCATTTGATTTTGAGTTCATCCAGCAGCTTGCGCACTTCTTTGGCGTATTCCGGCGTCCAAAGCGAATAGGGCGCATAGAACTCGACGACTTCATAGCCCAGCTTGGCGACGGCGCGCACCGTCGCCATCAAGTCCTTTTGCAACTCATCGCGCACGGCATAGAGTTCGATGCCGACGGGCAATTTTTTGGCGGCGAACGCCGGGAGCGTCCCAAACGCTGCCGCAGCAGAAGCCGCGCCAGCTAGTGCCAGAAACGGGCGACGGGAAATTGTCTCAAGTGATTTCATTTGTCCTCCGGTTATACCTGGGTACGCAGCGCTTCCAGCGTGCAGGCTTGGCAGTAAACGGAACGCTGCCGAAGGGAAACCCGCTGGCCTGTATCCGTCCTTCGCCAGGTCTGCACGCTGGAAGCGGTGTGTACCCAGGAATTTCAATTCATCTTTTCGTGGCAGAACGTGCAATCAAAGCTCGCGCCTTTGGCCTGATGGCAATTGACGCAACTCGCCATGTTGATTGCTTTGACTTTGTACATCTGTTCCAACTCTTTGACTTCGCCGTGACATTCGGCGCAGGTGCCGCCCGCGTTCAAATGCGCGCGATGGCTGAAATAAACGTAAGACGGAATTTCATAAACGCGCCGCCATTTGAGTTCGCGTTTTTCTTTGGCATACGCCGCCAGCTTTTGAATCTCCGGGCTGTCGGCTTTGACGTCTTCGTGACATTGCATGCACAGCGCCGCCGTCGCCAGGCCCATCCTTTCGCCGGGGTCAGGATTCTTATGACACGTCGCGCATTTCAGGCCCTGCGCGCCCGCGTGCAGCTTGTGGCTGAACGCGATGGGTTGCACGGGGCCGGGTAACGGCTGTTGCTGAGGCTGTGCGGCAACCGTCCAAAGTGTCATTGCAATGAACATCACCAACAACCAGGGCTTCCCAATCTTGTTGCTGTGTGAAGCCCTGGAAGGGCGTAATTCAATAGCCGGGGGCACAGCGAAGCGCCGCCCCCGGTCAGCACGAAAATCATACCCAGCCCTGAAAGGGCGGAAGCGAAAATCAAATTTCGCCTTTTCAGGGCTGCCACAATCATTTGCATCCTTCCGAGGGCGCTGCCCTCGGCTATTGAATTGTGCCCTTGCAGGGCTGCCACCAAATGCTATCCGCAACCGCCTCACAACTCTCCTTTACGCATCTGTTCGGCCAGGTGCTCTGACGCGCGCCAGGCCAGCGCCATGATCGTCAGTGTCGGGTTTTGGGCGCCCCCCGTGACAAAGCTGCTGCCGTCAACGACGAAGAGGTTCTTGATGTCATGGCTTTGATTCCAACGGTTCAACACGCTGGTTTTCGGATTGTCGCCCATGCGGCAGGTGCCGAGTTCATGCATGCTGCGACCGGGGTTGTTCATCACCGGATTGCGGTGCAACACTTCAAACCCGCTGTCGGTGAACAACTGGCTGATCGTGTCCACCGCATCCCGCGCCATGTTGTGTTCGTTGTCCGAATAACGGCAGTTGAAATTTAAGACGGGAATGCCCCAGGCATCAGTCACTTTCGGATCGAGTTTGACGTGGTTCTCAAAGCGCGGCAGCGTTTCGCCCATAATCGTCGTGCCGATGCCCGCGCCGCGATGGCTGGCAACTTGCGCCTCGAGTTCCGCGCCCCAGGCCGGAAAGAACTTGGGGTCAGGCGTCTGGCCCGGATTCACATCGCAGGCGTAACCGCGCAGGAAGTCTTTCTCCCGCGTTTTCAAATTACGGAACCGCACGATCACGCCCGAACCGCCAATCAAACCGCGCGGCGCTTTGCCGTTTTTGGCTTCGGGGATGACGCCGATCACGCCGCCAGGGATGTAAAACTGATCGTGCCAATAATGCCCCAA
This window encodes:
- a CDS encoding sugar phosphate isomerase/epimerase, yielding MKSLETISRRPFLALAGAASAAAAFGTLPAFAAKKLPVGIELYAVRDELQKDLMATVRAVAKLGYEVVEFYAPYSLWTPEYAKEVRKLLDELKIKCLSTHNGANVFTPENLPKAIELNQIIGSQTLVMASAGRVEGLDGWKGVADKLTLAQEKLKPLGMRAGFHNHKMEFMAIEGKRPMDVLAANTPKEVTLQFDVGTCVEAGQDPIAWINANPGRIRSLHLKDWAAGSEKDEKGYRVLFGEGAAPWQKIFAAAEAKGGAEYYLIEQEGSRFGSLETAEKCLATYKKLHA
- a CDS encoding histidine phosphatase family protein; this encodes MKISRAIFKLSAVLGAVLLLAFGKAAPATSATESTADFNVTTVYLVRHAEKAATPPADPPLTEAGQARAKSLLRILGKAGIKTIYTSQYARTKQTAEPLAQALGIAATVVPVSMDTMNAKEIAPQYLKDMVERIYAQAGQSVLIVGHSNTVPALIKALGGDIVPTIEDSDYDNLYVVTVVAKGRAKVANLRQ
- a CDS encoding cytochrome c3 family protein — protein: MFIAMTLWTVAAQPQQQPLPGPVQPIAFSHKLHAGAQGLKCATCHKNPDPGERMGLATAALCMQCHEDVKADSPEIQKLAAYAKEKRELKWRRVYEIPSYVYFSHRAHLNAGGTCAECHGEVKELEQMYKVKAINMASCVNCHQAKGASFDCTFCHEKMN